A genomic stretch from Vanrija pseudolonga chromosome 6, complete sequence includes:
- the SPAPJ696.02_1 gene encoding SH3 domain-containing protein has translation MGFNTPLPLSLRDECKKAAKIVRSFIDVNNNGLDKVIPRSVLEKAHGFAIFTVAKAGFLVSARAGSGLVIARLDDGSWSPPSALAVGGMGFGGQAGAEVTDFLVVLNSRSAVASFMSAGSFTLGGNLSIAVGPLGRNAEASGAVNTKAQLAAMYSYSKTRGLFGGVSVEGSVIAERQDANRIAYGGNPTAKQILTGQFDPPDWAYLLIDVLDDATTRPGMENWVQDDPEDAKAMGTGWNANGRNEKKGSGYAFGEGVGAGGTSPAGGRKRSGSIMSLGYKDKSQHEQVFRDSRTVDTRFVDPYDDNPWDGSKRRGSNNGSPRGSGNVTPVMEQGRPPPNRPWEAKRASSYIPFSSSMNFNPAKKGERRMTGPSSETYNASDGPGGVTRSRASSIARPYEQKATPSPFADLDSIGGRARSGSTPVRGSTPARGSPDLIGDWSSQRQHSPARSDRGQSSDLLGQWENGTNGVTASFARLNTGSPARGNRSRANSSLQNSTLPFPDIAEDKTTSNFAASRRDWEAPYEAPEDIVAATKRRERNRRVSNHVPSRSSDAEDPFSSYDDMPSSRDFSPPRRAPASSRKESAADEGYARAVALFDFRGGQSGDLAFTKGQVVVVLNSVGDGEWWTGRQPGDSKEGIFPASYVEVLEIPVSLKSDMTRTLLKSRVLGLDDFD, from the exons atggGCTTCAACACTCCCCTGCCGC tgTCACTGCGTGACGAGTGCAAGAAGGCAGCCAAGATTG TGCGATCGTTCATCGATGTGAACAACAATGGCTTGGACAAG GTGATTCCCCGCAGCGTTCTGGAAAAGGCGCACGGCTTTGCCATCTTCACCGTGGCCAAGGCCGGTTTCTTAGTCTCGGCACGAGCAGGCTCTGGTCTTGTCATTGCCAGGCTGGATGATGGCT CCTGGAGCCCACCGAgtgccctcgccgtcggagGTATGGGCTTTGGCGGCCAAGCCGGTGCCGA AGTGACCGACTTCCTGGTCGTGCTCAAC TCGCGCTCAGCCGTCGCCAGCTTCATGTCCGCCGGCAGTTTCACATTAGGCGGCAACCTGTCCATCGCGGTCGGACCCCTCGGTCGAAACGCCGAGGCCTCTGGCGCAGTCAACACAAAGGCCCAGCTCGCAGCAATGTACTCGTACTCCAAGACCCGTGGCCTGTTTGGCGGCGTTTCAGTCGAAGGCAGCGTGATTGCCGAGCGCCAGGACGCCAACCGCATCGCCTACGGCGGCAACCCCACGGCCAAGCAGATCCTCACGGGCCAGTTTGACCCCCCAGACTGGGCATACCTCCTcatcgacgtgctcgacgacgccacgaCGCGCCCTGGGATGGAGAACTGGGTCCAGGACGACCCAgaggacgccaaggccaTGGGCACGGGCTGGAACGCCAACGGCAGGAACGAGAAGAAGGGATCGGGGTATGCCtttggcgagggcgtcggcgccggcggcacgtcACCAGCGGGCGGTCGCAAGCGTTCTGGCTCGATCATGAGCCTCGGGTACAAGGACAAGTCGCAGCACGAGCAAGTGTTCCGCGATAGCCGCACCGTCGACACGCGCTTTGTCGACCCGTACGACGACAACCCATGGGACGGCAGCAAGCGCAGAGGGAGCAACAATGGCAGCCCTCGCGGCAGTGGCAACGTCACGCCCGTCATGGAGCAGGGCCGCCCTCCACCCAACCGCCCGTGGGAGGCCAAGAGAGCCAGCTCTTACATccccttctcctcgagcaTGAACTTCAACCcggccaagaagggcgagcGTCGCATGACTGGGCCTTCGAGCGAGACGTACAATGCGTCGgacggccccggcggcgtCACGCGATCCCGCGCCAGCTCAATCGCCCGACCCTATGAGCAAAaggccacgccgtcgccctttgccgacctcgactcgattggcggccgcgcgcggtcTGGCAGCACGCCAGTGCGCGGCTCGACCCCGGCCAGAGGCAGCCCCGATCTCATCGGCGACTGGagcagccagcgccagcattcgcccgcccgctccgaCCGAGGCCAGTCGTctgacctcctcggccagtGGGAGAATGGCACCAACGGTGTCACTGCCAGCTTTGCTCGCCTCAACACTGGCTCACCAGCGCGGGGCAACCGCTCACGCGCCAACTCGTCGCTCCAAAACTCTAccctccccttccccgaCATTGCCGAGGACAAGACGACGAGCAACTTTgccgcgtcgcggcgcgacTGGGAGGCGCCGTACGAGGCCCCCGAGGACATTGTCGCTGCCACCAAGCGGCGGGAGCGCAACCGGCGCGTCTCCAATCACGtcccgtcgcgctcgtccgacgccgaggacccGTTCTCGTCGTACGACGACATGCCGTCCAGCCGCGACTTTtcgcctccccgccgcgcaccggcgtcgtcgcgcaagGAGTCGGCTGCGGACGAGGGctacgcgcgcgccgtcgcacTGTTCGACTTCCGCGGTGGCCAATCTGGCGACCTCGCGTTCACCAAGggccaagtcgtcgtcgtcctcaactctgtcggcgacggcgagtggtGGACCGGACGCCAGCCCGGCGACTCGAAAGAGGGCATCTTCCCCGCCAGCtacgtcgaggtgctcgagatTCCTGTTTCGCTCAAGTCGGACATGACCAGGACCCTCTTGAAGTCGAGGGTGTTGGGTCTGGACGACTTTGACTAG
- the P5CR gene encoding Pyrroline-5-carboxylate reductase, with protein sequence MGYTLGIVGCGTMGIAILSGVLTSLEARLSAFPDGRHTPREPSSGISTPTASLFLDAPEETLPSKFIATVGREETARKLRKTLGAINESGQQVDVRFGAGSNVALAKDADVIIICSKPNVAKSIMQEKGMYDAVDGKIVVSICAGVTISQLTSWVPETTQVVRAMPNTPCKIREGMTIVTPLPDARSRALILAIFTSCGRCRFLDEKHFDACTALAGSGPAFVALVLEAMADGGVMMGLPRAEAIEIAAQTIQGTGRMALYAGLHPAQLKDTVTTPGGCTIAGLLTMEDGRVRSTMARAIQVATNHAAGLGQDKK encoded by the exons ATGGGCTACACACTTGGCATTGTTG GCTGCGGCACCATGGGCATCGCGATTCTCTCGGGCGTGCTCAcgtcgctcgaggcgcgcctctCCGCCTTCCCCGACGGACGGCATacgccgcgcgagccgtcgtcgggcatctcgacgccgacggcgtcgctgttcctcgacgcgccagaGGAGACCCTCCCCTCCAAGTTCATCGCCAccgtcggccgcgaggaaACCGCACGCAAGCTGCGCaagacgctcggcgcgatcAACGAGAGCGGCCAGCAGGTCGACGTGCGCTTTGGCGCTGGCTCaaacgtcgcgctcgccaaggacgccgacgtgaTCATCATCTGCTCAAAGCCGAACGTCGCCAAGAGCATCATGCAGGAGAAGGGCATgtacgacgccgtcgacggcaagatTGTCGTGTCGATCTGCGCAGGCGTCACCATCTCCCAGCTCACGTCGTGGGTGCCCGAGACGACGCAGGTGGTGCGCGCCATGCCCAACACGCCCTGCAAG atccGCGAGGGCATGACCATTGTCACCCCGCTTCCCGAtgcccgctcgcgcgccctcatcctcgccatctTCACGTCGTGCGGACGCTGCCGcttcctcgacgagaagCACTTTGACGCCTGTACCGCCCTCGCTGGGTCTGGGCCTGCGTTTGTGGCTCTGGTTCTCGAGGCCATGGCCGATGGTGGTGTCATGATGGGCCTTCCCCGTGCTGAGGCGATTGAGATTGCCGCGCAGA CCATCCAAGGCACTGGTCGCATGGCTCTGTACGCTGGCCTTCACCCCGCGCAGCTCAAGGACACGGTTACTA CCCCCGGCGGATGCACGATCGCCGGCCTGCTGACAATGGAGGACGGACGTGTGCGTTCGACAATGGCGCGCGCCATCCAGGTCGCCACCAACCA TGCAGCCGGTTTGGGCCAGGACAAGAAGTAA
- the met8 gene encoding Siroheme biosynthesis protein met8, with amino-acid sequence MSKPEVRARARASAVQADLHYQPSYPPIERGASLLLAWRLDGRRVLLIGGGAVAASRLGFLLQSGAHVTIVSPGPLEPSIAYRVATEPDHITWHDRSYGSSEGGNVSADDELPVGDYDMVLTAVDDVALSRAVCLAAREARTPVNVADVPPECDFYFGAQVRRGPLQAMVSTSGAGPKIAVIVRDLVADAIPDNVEDAIDGVGKLRTELRERAPGVGGELSKRRMRWMIGTCDAWTLGEMGAMKDEGVRKRLLDDGWEKNKVLGPEAVGVGSGLSARATKALHGAAGLWAAGAGGLVTGAAIATLATLYFVRR; translated from the coding sequence ATGTCCAAGCCAGAGGtacgtgcgcgcgcgcgtgcatcCGCTGTCCAAGCTGACCTGCACTATCAGCCCTCGTACCCCCCGatcgagcgcggcgcgtccctcctcctcgcgtgGCGCCtggacgggcggcgcgtcctcctgatcggcggcggcgccgtcgcggcctcacgcctcggcttcctcctccagtCAGGCGCGCACGTCACCATCGTGTCTCCTGGCCCGCTCGAGCCGTCCATCGCGTATCGCGTCGCCACCGAGCCCGACCACATCACATGGCACGACAGGTCGTacgggtcgagcgagggcggcaacgtgagcgccgacgacgagctgcccgtCGGCGACTACGACATGGTGCTTactgccgtcgacgacgtcgcgctctCGCGCGCAGTGTGCCTTGCTGcccgcgaggcgcgcacgcccgtcaacgtcgccgacgtgccgcccGAATGCGACTTTTACTTTGGCGCACAGGTTCGCCGTGGGCCCCTGCAGGCCATGGTGTCgaccagcggcgcgggcccAAAGATCGCGGTCATTGTGCGCGACCTCGTGGCCGACGCCATCCCGGAcaacgtcgaggacgcgatcgacggcgtcggcaagctgcgcaccgagctgcgcgagcgcgccccAGGTGTCGGCGGAGAGCTGAGCAAGCGCCGCATGCGCTGGATGATCGGCACCTGCGATGCCTGGACGCTCGGCGAGATGGGCGCGATGAAGGACGAGGGTGTGAGGAAGAGGCTGCTGGATGACGGGTGGGAGAAGAACAAGGTGCTCGGGCCCGAggctgtcggcgtcggcagtggcctctcggcgcgcgcgacaaaGGCACtccacggcgccgctggcctgtgggctgctggtgccggcggctTGGTCACTGGCGCTGCGatcgcgacgctcgcgacATTGTACTTTGTGCGGAGGTAG
- the SPAC806.06c gene encoding Nicotinamide/nicotinic acid mononucleotide adenylyltransferase yields the protein MVRNKIMTSSFKGPAPVLPGLGLHSFHADSPPFAAAGAANDHSEPEHFALGEAANTTAVLNEDGDIGDNGTSATLGATGSSRLAPRSAAPSADRGASAASGGSTASARTVRAPVPQRAYVLSDAEISGDEERSRARSRRLVSGYRFGNPPSPVTGTADFDPAAERERRSDSSPHRDSPPLTEPSGGDSPRGEVAGVEPEVVAAALGAVEISGGSGSGSGSGGKQRRRSERSNAAFDALTGLNDGEADADDRARPAEGSSQAYLAGEADYRFPKHRLRKSMKDESKIPLVIVACGSFSPPTYLHLRMFEMAKDEIVESQTYEIMAGYYSPVSSYYKKAGLAPAAHRVRMCELAVEHTSTWLMVDPWEAGQPEYQRTAVVLDHLDEMLNGEEGGVVMADGSRRKYKIMLLAGGDLIESFGEPGVWSEPDLHHILGRFGCLIVERTGSDVWAFLLSHDILYQHRRNVIVIKQLIYNDISSTKVRLFVRRGMSIKYLLPNSVIQYIHEHKLYRDSDRKAIAR from the exons atggTCCGCAACAAGATCATGACCTCGAGCTTTAAAGGaccggcgccggtgctccCCGGCCTGGGGCTGCACAGCTTCCACGCCGACTC cccgcccttcgccgctgccggcgcggcaAACGACCATTCCGAGCCTGAACActttgcgctcggcgaggcggccaacacgacggccgtgctcaacgaggacggcgacatTGGGGACAAtgggacgagcgcgacgctcggcgcgacgggcagctcgagactcgcgccgcggagcgctgcgccgagtgccgaccgcggcgccagtgccgccagcggcgggagCACAGCATCGGCGCGCACTGTCCGCGCGCCCGTGCCCCAGCGGGCGTACGTCCTCTCGGACGCCGAAATCTCGGGAGACGAGGaacgctcgcgcgcgcgctcgcgccgcctggtCAGCGGGTACCGCTTTGGTAACCCGCCCTCTCCGGTGACGGGGACGGCGGATTTCGAcccggccgccgagcgcgagcggcgttCCGACAGCTCGCCGCACCGCGACAGCCCGCCGTtgaccgagccgagcggcggGGACTCGCCGCGGGGTGAAgtcgcgggcgtcgagcccgaggttgtcgctgctgcccttGGTGCCGTGGAGATTTccggtggcagtggcagtggcagcggcagcggcggcaagcagcGCCGCAGGAGCGAGCGGTCGAACGCGGCGTTTGACGCGCTGACCGGGTTGaatgacggcgaggccgacgccgacgaccgcgcgcgcccggcAGAGGGATCGTCCCAGGCGTACCTtgccggcgaggccgactACCGTTTCCCAAAGCACCGCCTGCGCAAGTCGATGAAGG ACGAGTCCAAGATCCCGCTCGTTATCGTGGCCTGTGGATCGTTCTCTCCGCCGACCTACCTCCACTTGCGAATGTTCGAGATGGCAAAGGACGAGATTGTCGAGTCGCAGACGTACGAGATCATGGCGGGGTACTACTCGCCCGTGTCGAGCTACTACAAGAAGGCtggcctcgcgcccgccgcgcaccgcgtgCGCATGTGCGAGCTGGCTGTGGAGCACACCTCCACATGGCTCATGGTCGACCCGTGGGAGGCCGGCCAGCCAGAGTACCAGCGCACagccgtcgtgctcgaccacctcgacgagatgCTCAAcggggaggaagggggtgTTGTGATGGCCGACGGCAGCAGGCGCAAGTACAAGATCATGCTGTTGGCGGGCGGTGATTTGATTGAGAGTTTCGGCGAGCCGGGTGTTTGGAGCGAGCCTGAT CTCCACCACATCCTCGGCCGCTTCGGCTGCCTCATCGTCGAGCGTACCGGCTCCGACGTCTGGGCCTTCCTCCTGTCCCACGACATCTTGTATCAGCACCG acGAAACGTCATTGTCATCAAACAACTAATCTACAACGACATTTCATCCACAAAAGTGCGCCTGTTTGTCCGCCGTGGCATGTCGATCAAGTACCTCCTGCCAAATAGCGTCATCCAGTATATCCACGAGCACAAGCTGTACCGGGATTCGGACCGCAAGGCGATTGCGAGGTGA